The genomic window CAGTACTatcttgatattataattgttgaatTGTATCTTAATTTCACTTTTTGTTTCAGTTATATTTCCGAAATTCAGTCAAATCCTACTCCTGCAGTAAAGTAaacatgtttaattatattttattaaatggacCCATAATtgcttctatttttttatttgtacaattttaaaattaataattacaaaatgttataataaaaatgagatCTTGTTAAAAagattagttatattttttttataaagtgtatacaataaaaatctgttatttaagtaaaaatgccaataaagaaatcaaatatgtttatatttttataaattacatggaCATGCCACTTTTTCTTACAGCAGCACTCAGTAAAGGATTAGGATCTGGTTCTTCTGTTATTACTTCAACTTTTACCCATTCTTTATTTCTACTAGACGATCGTATTGCATCAATTACAGCTTGAACATATAAACTGTCTTCAAAAGTAGCTGCAGATGAAACAGGTTCTTTTACCCAACCTCTTTTATCTTCAACTGGTAAAAATGCTTCTCGTAAAGCactaatcatttttaacaaacCTTTCATACAAGGTCTAGGCATGATATCTGCAGAAACCACATTTATTGCGTCCGACTTTTGCAAGTCTTCCACATCTAAATACAATACTTCGTCTTTATCCTTAAACAAATCTCCACCTTTGACAATTAAATTACCTTCAGTGCCACACATAAGTACTTCTTGTACATAAGTTCCAGCAAgatgattatttaatgtaactgTAACTAAAGACCTGTCTGCCATTTCCATTTGAAAAGTACAAAAGTCTGGACTAGTAACTTGCCTTACACCAGTTGAACACTTAAAATCTTTATTGAATGTCTTAACAATACCATGAACACGGATAGCTTTTTGATCAGTTAAATATGTAACCAAGTCTATAACATGACTTCCGACTAAAGTTAAAACTCCACCACCCATTGTTTTATCACATAACCAGTTAAAATTATCTCCATACAAACGACCCATTTGTACTTTGACATCACATAGAAACACatttccaattttattttcaacaatctgttttttcatttgtacAAATGCTGGTAGGAATCTCAAGCTATGGTTGACAACTGATATAAGTGAAGGATAGTATTGAGCAGCATGTACCATTTTAATAGCTTCACTTTGGCATAAACCAGCTGGTTTATCACATAGAACATGTTTTCCAATACCTAATGCTTTGACAGCTATCTGTGCATGAAGGTTAGGAGAGCAGACAATGAAAATGAGATCTACATCTTTTCTTAGGAGTACATTATCAATTTTGTTGGTCCAAAAAGGTATTTGAAGACGTTTTGCAGCTTCTTCAGCTTCATTCATAGTGCGTCCCCATAGCGCTTCTACCTTGAAACCCTTATCACGCAAAAACGGTACgattatttcaataactttacctgttaacatattaaatgtattaattacaggattaatatttattatttgttaagttATTAATCATAGTCTATaggtagtttttatattttcatattaaaagtCTGATTatctttgtttttctttttataatgtttatatattaaaatagataaatgaaaatatacaaagcgatcaatttagttaaaaaaaaaaaaacgttaacaTTTCCATACGACCCTCAACTaaatcaattgaaaaaaaacaataatattattattcagtgtttcaaaatgtttttaattaaaaatgtctattagctactaatttatgttaataaaagttACCTGTTCCAAAAACACCAATGCCCGGCAACATTCTCTAACCGAGAAGTTTTAAGTTaacttaatgttattaatattaaatcattgaaaattttaaatattttaaataaagtgctttttacattttttttaaaaaaaaggcaaaaatcatttaattccAAGGAGTttctattctatttttttgtgataatattataattatgggaAAATGTGCACAATATCGTATTGTCCTAAATTGATAAGCTGCAGGCGGCAGCTGATACGTCGACTTGACGTCTTGTCGCCTTATTCTAATTGTATCCATAATCCTATTTcgcttaatattaatttatcattgtgaATTCAGCATTATTGAATTGTGATTTTACATTTCTACTGATTCTACATTTTTACGATGGGCCGTAAAGGTGTATAAGTGATTTCAACACTGTATTCAacctactatttattaattattttgtactatgGAAATTGCACATATTAGTAAAGATTACAGTCCTATAGCACGTGATTACCGATTTGTACATTGTCAACATACTGCCTTACAGTATAGATCTTAGTCcgtgtacattgtacacattACGTGTGGTCTATGTCTCTTTGGTCTTATGTTTCACAAATCataatgttaattgttattttattttagacttcaaattaattcaaaatgccCACGTCCtgatattatactctataagtaaaaagttgtttgatgtctattaagtattaaatattaattagtaattttaacgTTAGTCCGAATTCTGAAGTTGAGACAGGTGttggtaaaaaattaagaaataacagtcataatttaataatgaaaagttCAGCAAGCTATATCAGAAAAACTAAGAATATAACGGTCAACTCTATTTCATGGTTTTATGGTATACATACGACTATCGTATAGTCCGTAACTACAGGAATAGATGACGCATTAAATAGTGTTTTCAGTTTTGAATGATGACAATTCGGGAATTTATGTTTTGTGCCgatcgaaaataaataataatgacatggtatagtataggtatttgtatttaattaagataaaaataatgtcgaATTATCTGACTTATCATGTgatattcgtatattattctttaatctGTGCCCTGTGGTCGTATTATAAGGTATTATtcagataaaacaaaataaaaccatgtaaatgttatattcaattcccattgtacatttatactatattactataattattttgatattcgtTATACATCGTTAATGAACGAATCGttggtttaatttttgaatttgtttgaCTATTGATAAATGAATGTAATGTTGTTTGCTAATagacattaatatattgtatcatttcaaaataacttAGTCATGCCACATGTATTATTGacattatatgaataacaGTTCAACGTTAATACGTTATTGATTTCTATTGTAGTGAATCCGGTAGTGAACATAACAGACGTTTTTTaagatagttattttattaatagtaaatagtaataaacacattttcggttatagtgaatattttatatatgcatTTAGTTTCACAACAAAACTACGAAAGTACGAAACATTCAAGTCATCTCAATATTTTTGCAGATATTGCcggataattatcatttttcctGTTATTCAATTACtttgatatacttataatatttttttggaatcATCTATACCTAGtgcatttgtttttgaatttgtaagtataaacAGTAGGTATAGTTGTTGATGGTAATaactatgatatattttaatgtgattttaaattatatgtatttctaCAGTACATACTGTctattttcaattgtatttttttttaagaataataagcaGTGTTGGTACCTATTAtgcttgttttaaaaaacaatttaaattttgtgctATTGAATTTTGTTACATATAACATGTAATTCTGGTTGTTTATAACTTTCACAATTTTTGGTGTGGCCACGATAATTGGTTcttgtagatatatattataaaataataatttaactcttTATATCTAAGAACATAAATGAACCCAATGCTATGTTttctactatttaatatttataaagagtaattaaatgttaaaggTTTAACTATACTAGATTTATTCTggaataggtactaaaattgctgataaaatttatttaattaacacattgctactaggtacctattgtcTTTTTTGAACTCTATCAACATCCCTAtcgatactataaatattttctcaaaccaaaaaaaaaaaaaaaaccatattgaacattttctttttcttttacaattcaggcttttaattaaattttatattgttacaatttCTTCTTATAAGCAacctttatattgtattaaaataattgttgaaacttattgtaattacagtttaaaaaaaaaaagttttcttaaTCAAtgctagtatatttttttattcagttacTTTTGCTTATTGAAatcactaaattataattaatagaattaattataatcattttcaaGAATACtatgatattgaaaaatggtatgtcatgtattaaattttaatactttattgtactaatatatttatgatatttttttaaatctagagaaaattaatttcgaaTCAAAATGGATAAAAAGAAAAGTTCTAAAACTAAAAGGTAACTTATAcgattgattatattaattgcctactataaattgtactataatattttattcttaccttttatattagttatatacgccttattcataaattattttaaaataataaaaaagtattctactaaaaaaatctattgtttgtgtttaagatattatttcctgtatattttgtattaaaacataGATTATCGATTAAAGCTAGTAAACATGCATCAACATTTGacctaaactttttttttggtattaaaatttaccagTTGTCagtggtatatttttaatatttaaataaataatatcaattaactacataatttaaaatattttataataaattacctagaTTTAGTGTaattatcatgtttttttttaaattttatattattttaatttatttaattgcttaataaataaattatagtgttgATTATAACTAttctttgtattttgtttgaattgttaattttacttataaaaatgagAAATATGCTTATAATTTGGGAGAGGTTTTTATTTCAAgatcaaaaataaagtaaaacaatggttttaagctatttattacATGATATTACCAAATTATGCTCTGTACTACAAGAAAACGCATATGATGGCTGACCATAACTCATCTATCATTGTGCATtcttatacaaaattgtagCTCTATGGGGGAGGGGGAATAgcatacattttgtaatttatatccaCAAGCTGTTTGTATTCTCTTGTGGCTCAAGTATATATTCttgttaactttaaataatatttattgaaataattgtttgtaataactaaatttgtattattttaatgttctttaaaaattgttaaataaaaattatacaagggAGAACTTTTAGAATAGGTATTGATATGAATTGGTTAATAAGTTACAAGTGAGATATTAGTGAAATAACCTGGCCAGTATTCTAGCTTTAGAGTCAGTATGTACCTATCAATGCATATCAAATTTCctcttgaaaatttttttatcatttactaatgtaaaaacaaaatattttaactttaaactgGTAGACTTTTATGCAGAcctaaaaattcattaataaactttattccAACATAGTATGATAAGCATAAACGAAGAGTGAATGAGTCAAACGTTCTATGTgccaaaaatgaaaaattgttttatatctgCTTTATGTTCTATGTATCAAAAGCAATAACCCTGTATGTTTTCCAAgcacagatataatatatatatatatatctatgatTCCAAGTGCcaatttgatttgttttgaGTTCAAAATTGCGTTCATAGATGGCATCTGCCCCATGTGGCTTAggaatgtattgttttttgtttcctgaaaaaattactttttgacACATAGAACATTTGACCAGTGCCGCAATAATCGGGTGTGTTGCGTAtgctaaatataatgtattttatatttatatttttgattaatatataaatagggtTTTCTTATTTCcttgcattttattaaaataaatattatttttaatttacagcaactaataatgttaattattatttttttggtagcataaaaaccttaataataattatctatacatattacatatatatatttaaatttttaataaatttatttaggaGTAAAGTagaatcaaaaaataacattaagaaTGATGTAAAAAAGAACCATGTTGAAGATAAGAATCAAGgcaaaaaatcttttaaagaGAAGTATGTTTTAGgaactaataaatacattatatttttagaataattttctttttaactatcatgttaaatttatactattttacattttaagtgtCAAActgatttttactattaaaataaagcctTTAACATTActcattatgtattttttgtgaTCAACGATGTTTAAGATATTTActgaacattttttctttaatggtATATCAAATTGTTGTTCCATTAAATGtcgatagaaaattaaaactattctaAAGAACTAACTCTACAAACATTATTGTGCAATGAAGTTTGCATTATCCTTTTCACTgcatcttttataattataatttataatataaattttttcagaaataatgAAATGGTCCTAGATGAACCCAATATGTTGGAAtccaataagaaaaaaaaaacaaataatattatattaaattcactaTGTAAAACTCTATATGaagacaaaaaaatcaatcatagTGATAATGTATTAGAATCACCAACATCTGCTcacaagtatttataataaattaggttaatttaagattttgtagatagtattttaagatttaagatTTGCATGTGCTATCcagtattatttctttatacttttttatacaattaggtTGTGTGATTAgaccataatttaaaatcttgtttcctaaattttagtattaataaacagtcttattaggtatgtaaataatttttgaaagttcataataatctattttttaaaattatttaatttgttgtatctgtatatagatttaaaacaaaGCATACTAAAgatattttgtcaaatatatattttttttagatatgtaTAAAGTGAAATTTAAGAACAATTTTTGTACAGTATGTAATCAAACAAATATACTGTTTATTTGATAAAcagtatttagttttaataaacttaattaaatctaaaatgcagaatagaatttgaaaactaacatttttaatactgcCAATGACATTGATTACTTGcataattagaattatttaaattataataagttaaaaaaattaatttataataatataagtaacttttattaatattaatcttatcACTGgcctattataaattgttttaaaaattattaacataaactaattaatttttaacatgaaCTATTGTCTTGAGAAGCTTAGTTTTTGAAAGAAATTAttccataattttatatttttgtatgtaatataacatttaatatttttaactcattatTCGCATAActatgaaacaataatttagaatatcttgtcataaaaatttttaacctAAATTTAATCTAACAAATCTTGATATATgatctaaaaatatagaaaataacaacCAAAGTACTTTAGTTGAGAGAGAAGGCGAAGGAAAAGAAAAAGAGAAGAAGAACTaatgattttcaaaacaatagtatttaaaatttgaaaaataaatatagcttaattttttttcccttatataaactataagtaaactaaatcttattttaaatagtatattatcatattatgtttatatattttattctaaaggttgatttttaaagactaaggtttaataaatactattataaatgtaaacattataagttatattgtcAAAATTTTAGAACGTGCAAAAAATACATCCTTGATTCAGACATTTCTTTTGGTATTTGTGGAATaaggatttaaaataaaatttatatcaatacatCATTCATgtttaatgcatttatattgttttaactagTCATAGCAGTCAACAAGCTAATCAATCTTTTTATAAAGATCAAAAGgattctaaaaacaaaatttctgaaaacaataattataataataaacataaatctaaACGGAATAAAGCACACAATAgatgtaaaaatgatttagatGAAGTTATGGCATTTGAATCATCCAGTAATGATAAAGTAAAGTAAgttgtcaattatttaaattcattatttgtttcctttaacttagtatttattttacatgatgttatttaattaacaataagattcaggtaataattttttcctcGTACTTgcgtcattattatattattttaaattttgagctGTGCAATGcatgtattaattgattttttagttatgtgtgtttttgttgtatgtatttacacatttttagtgGAGAATGTgcttcaattatttttgtgtggTTTCTGTTAGAAAATTGGATCTAGCAGATGTGAATCCAGCCTACATTAACGGGAGGgggaattataaaatgtataatatatgttttctaTTTAGATACCTATTGGTAAATAtcaatgtacaatgtacatgtatgtgtatatacatgtaatagTACTTAATGCAATATCTAAttccttattaattataacaaagacttttttcataaactgtattaaatgtctattaaattatttacattttaaaattactcttttattataaaattcacaatagaatataatataaaaatttaatttcctgTTTAATTGAGAAAATATgtcaataacttaataataataatattgttatcaaaaatttataaatttatattataaaaaagtaggtCAGCGCATTTCGGTGGTGGATGTTTGTCCATCGTCCCTTTGGTTCTTGGACTTTTAGTGTAATTATACTGTAGgtattcgataaaaaacgattctgagtggACGGggggatcttttttatttaattttatttgtttctatgatgataaacaaagccgtaattattttatattacctacataccCGTtaagttgtacattttttcttatttaatcgCTTTTATTTCGTGTATCATTTCGAGAATCGAAAAATAACCTCTCTAAAGTATCAGCTCAAGAACATTtcctttcagaaaatatgctacacttgtacttttgagcaagtttagggggagaaaaagtgtttacagaataaaaaagaaataaacataattgtaaaactaatacattcctcgctccgctcagaatctaaaataaaagacGAAAATTTGTGATGGAAcactacaataatacatttacatagGAT from Aphis gossypii isolate Hap1 chromosome 1, ASM2018417v2, whole genome shotgun sequence includes these protein-coding regions:
- the LOC114131841 gene encoding glucose-fructose oxidoreductase domain-containing protein 1 isoform X2, whose product is MLPGIGVFGTGKVIEIIVPFLRDKGFKVEALWGRTMNEAEEAAKRLQIPFWTNKIDNVLLRKDVDLIFIVCSPNLHAQIAVKALGIGKHVLCDKPAGLCQSEAIKMVHAAQYYPSLISVVNHSLRFLPAFVQMKKQIVENKIGNVFLCDVKVQMGRLYGDNFNWLCDKTMGGGVLTLVGSHVIDLVTYLTDQKAIRVHGIVKTFNKDFKCSTGVRQVTSPDFCTFQMEMADRSLVTVTLNNHLAGTYVQEVLMCGTEGNLIVKGGDLFKDKDEVLYLDVEDLQKSDAINVVSADIMPRPCMKGLLKMISALREAFLPVEDKRGWVKEPVSSAATFEDSLYVQAVIDAIRSSSRNKEWVKVEVITEEPDPNPLLSAAVRKSGMSM
- the LOC114131841 gene encoding glucose-fructose oxidoreductase domain-containing protein 1 isoform X1, whose translation is MGYGTLIVVYYFVSHTIYVVDKYTYLQCAVILAVVIKGKVIEIIVPFLRDKGFKVEALWGRTMNEAEEAAKRLQIPFWTNKIDNVLLRKDVDLIFIVCSPNLHAQIAVKALGIGKHVLCDKPAGLCQSEAIKMVHAAQYYPSLISVVNHSLRFLPAFVQMKKQIVENKIGNVFLCDVKVQMGRLYGDNFNWLCDKTMGGGVLTLVGSHVIDLVTYLTDQKAIRVHGIVKTFNKDFKCSTGVRQVTSPDFCTFQMEMADRSLVTVTLNNHLAGTYVQEVLMCGTEGNLIVKGGDLFKDKDEVLYLDVEDLQKSDAINVVSADIMPRPCMKGLLKMISALREAFLPVEDKRGWVKEPVSSAATFEDSLYVQAVIDAIRSSSRNKEWVKVEVITEEPDPNPLLSAAVRKSGMSM